The Paenibacillus uliginis N3/975 genome has a window encoding:
- the mtaB gene encoding tRNA (N(6)-L-threonylcarbamoyladenosine(37)-C(2))-methylthiotransferase MtaB, translating to MPSVAFYTLGCKVNFYDTEAIWQLFKNEGYEQVDFEQTADVYLINTCHVTNTGDKKSRQMIRRAVRRNPEAIVAVTGCYAQTSPAEILDIPGVDLVIGNQDRDKIMSFVHEIEQQRQPINAVRNIMKTRAFEEMDVPDFAERTRAFLKIQDGCNNFCTFCIIPWSRGLSRSRDPKSIIQQAEQLVRAGYKEIVLTGIHTGGYGDDMENYRLSDLLWDLDRVEGLERIRISSIEASQIDDKMLEVLNKSSKMCRHLHIPLQAGDDTVLKRMRRKYTTEEFLTKMKLIRQAMPDLAITTDVIVGFPGETDEMFRNGYELMKEIGFSEMHVFPYSKRTGTPAARMEDQVDEEVKNARVHDLIDLSEQLQFAYAEQFVGQVLEVIPEREYKGSPNGGKMQGYSENYLQLVFNGGPELEGQVCRVKVTKAGVNECEGELVSVIENGLTAAAQ from the coding sequence ATGCCATCCGTAGCGTTTTATACGTTGGGTTGCAAAGTCAATTTTTACGATACCGAAGCCATCTGGCAGCTTTTCAAGAATGAAGGCTACGAACAGGTGGATTTCGAACAAACTGCTGATGTTTATTTGATCAATACCTGTCATGTGACGAATACTGGTGATAAGAAGAGCCGGCAGATGATCCGCCGCGCCGTACGCCGTAACCCGGAAGCGATTGTGGCAGTGACGGGCTGTTATGCCCAAACCTCGCCTGCAGAAATTTTGGATATTCCGGGCGTGGATCTTGTTATCGGCAACCAGGACCGTGATAAAATCATGAGTTTTGTTCACGAAATTGAACAACAACGCCAACCGATCAATGCGGTCCGCAACATTATGAAGACCCGTGCGTTTGAGGAAATGGACGTGCCGGATTTCGCGGAACGTACTCGTGCTTTCCTGAAAATCCAGGACGGCTGTAACAACTTCTGCACGTTCTGTATTATTCCATGGTCTCGTGGTCTGTCGCGCAGTCGTGATCCAAAGAGTATCATTCAACAGGCTGAACAGCTCGTTAGAGCCGGTTACAAAGAGATCGTGCTGACCGGTATTCATACCGGAGGATACGGCGATGATATGGAGAACTACCGACTATCTGATCTCCTGTGGGATCTTGATCGTGTAGAAGGCCTTGAACGTATTCGGATCAGTTCCATTGAGGCAAGCCAAATTGACGACAAGATGCTCGAAGTGCTGAATAAATCTTCTAAGATGTGCCGTCACCTGCACATTCCTCTCCAAGCAGGGGATGATACGGTGTTGAAGCGTATGAGACGTAAATACACGACGGAAGAGTTTCTAACTAAGATGAAGCTGATTCGTCAAGCAATGCCTGATCTGGCCATAACAACAGATGTTATTGTAGGTTTCCCAGGTGAAACCGACGAAATGTTCCGTAATGGCTATGAGCTGATGAAGGAAATCGGATTTTCTGAAATGCACGTATTCCCTTACTCCAAACGGACGGGTACTCCGGCAGCGCGTATGGAGGATCAAGTGGATGAAGAAGTAAAAAATGCGCGTGTTCACGATCTGATCGATTTATCTGAACAGCTGCAGTTTGCCTATGCAGAGCAATTTGTAGGTCAGGTGCTTGAGGTTATTCCTGAACGGGAATATAAAGGATCCCCGAATGGTGGGAAAATGCAAGGATATAGTGAAAACTACCTGCAGCTTGTCTTCAATGGCGGTCCTGAACTTGAGGGACAAGTATGCCGTGTGAAGGTAACCAAAGCTGGAGTGAATGAGTGCGAGGGCGAGCTGGTTAGCGTCATCGAAAACGGACTGACGGCTGCTGCCCAGTAA
- a CDS encoding 16S rRNA (uracil(1498)-N(3))-methyltransferase: MQRYFVSPEQFKENRVDITGEDARHITKVMRGKLGDTFIVSDGVSREALVEIESIEQTSVIAVVVEPMEMDHEPRLKVTIAQSLPKGDKMETVIQKCTEIGAVTFVPFLSERTIVQYDAKKESKRLERWRKIAKEAAEQSHRNMIPAVEQPLTWKKLLETFSNYDAVCFCYEKEHGSQLRDVLRPFTAQALQEPGSTASLLLLVGPEGGFTEEECRKAEEAGAVSVGLGRRILRCETAGMTALACALYESGEMGGV; this comes from the coding sequence ATGCAGCGATATTTCGTTTCACCCGAACAGTTCAAGGAAAACCGCGTGGACATTACCGGGGAAGATGCCAGACATATTACGAAGGTCATGCGGGGCAAGTTGGGAGATACTTTCATCGTTAGTGACGGTGTTTCCCGTGAAGCTCTGGTGGAGATTGAAAGTATAGAACAGACAAGTGTCATTGCCGTAGTAGTTGAGCCGATGGAGATGGATCACGAGCCTCGTCTAAAGGTGACGATTGCTCAGAGTCTGCCTAAGGGAGACAAGATGGAAACCGTCATCCAGAAATGCACAGAAATTGGTGCGGTGACATTTGTTCCGTTTTTATCCGAGCGCACTATTGTCCAGTATGACGCGAAGAAAGAAAGTAAACGTCTGGAGAGGTGGCGTAAGATCGCCAAGGAAGCAGCGGAGCAGTCTCACCGTAACATGATTCCTGCGGTCGAACAGCCGCTAACCTGGAAAAAGCTGCTGGAGACGTTTTCCAACTACGACGCCGTTTGTTTTTGCTATGAAAAAGAGCACGGTTCCCAACTCAGGGACGTGCTGAGGCCATTTACAGCGCAGGCATTACAGGAACCGGGATCGACCGCCAGCCTGCTGCTGCTCGTCGGTCCCGAAGGCGGGTTCACTGAAGAAGAATGCAGAAAGGCCGAAGAAGCGGGGGCTGTTTCTGTCGGGCTTGGGCGCAGAATTTTGCGCTGTGAGACCGCAGGAATGACTGCGCTGGCTTGCGCATTGTACGAATCCGGAGAAATGGGGGGAGTTTGA
- a CDS encoding site-2 protease family protein has translation MEFLDQLLFYPLERLPFYLLTLIIAFTLHEFSHAYFANKFGDPTAKLLGRVTLNPAVHFDLLGIILLLIAGFGWARPVPVNRENFSNPRRMGIIVSAAGPLSNLLLGIVGCLIYAGMHQFGVIDGISNAKAVQGIHFFFDTFIVLNFFLFLFNLIPLPPLDGYRIVEDLVPRRVRAKLQQFEQWSIMIFLLIIVIPGFQNYTIRPLYDAAYNLSVFFLNMFKTLFGG, from the coding sequence ATGGAATTTTTGGATCAACTTCTGTTTTATCCGCTGGAGCGGCTACCTTTTTATTTATTAACCTTGATTATAGCGTTCACGCTGCATGAATTTTCCCATGCTTATTTCGCGAATAAGTTCGGTGATCCGACAGCGAAGCTGCTTGGAAGGGTCACGCTGAACCCTGCAGTTCATTTCGACCTGCTGGGTATTATCCTGCTCCTCATTGCTGGTTTTGGTTGGGCCAGACCGGTACCGGTCAATCGGGAGAATTTTAGTAATCCGCGGCGAATGGGTATTATCGTATCAGCTGCCGGTCCTCTCAGCAATTTGCTGCTAGGCATCGTAGGATGTTTGATATATGCCGGTATGCACCAATTTGGAGTCATTGATGGAATAAGCAACGCTAAGGCAGTTCAGGGCATTCATTTCTTTTTCGATACTTTTATCGTACTGAACTTCTTCCTGTTCCTGTTTAACCTCATTCCGCTGCCGCCGCTGGACGGTTACCGTATCGTTGAAGATCTGGTGCCGCGCCGTGTACGCGCGAAGCTGCAACAGTTTGAGCAGTGGTCCATCATGATCTTCTTGTTAATTATTGTGATTCCGGGCTTTCAAAATTACACGATTCGACCGCTCTATGATGCAGCTTATAATTTATCTGTCTTTTTCCTGAATATGTTTAAGACCTTGTTCGGAGGTTGA
- the prmA gene encoding 50S ribosomal protein L11 methyltransferase codes for MLWHELTIHTTEEAVEMISNFLHEAGAGGVSIEESGTLNKKRQAPHGEWFGDVPFNDIPEGHAVIKGYFSEEVNLEEIRNEISPRVEELAEFGIDTGDVRYEIKTVNEEDWATAWKQYFKPIRVSERLTIKPTWEKYTPESADERIIELDPGMAFGTGAHPTTSLCLRTLDSVIQGGEEVIDVGTGSGILSIGAVHLGASKVLALDLDPVAVLSAKDNTRLNGMEDRITVKESDLLTVITEGSGSEDLGVRLPVKVVVANILAEVILLFVDDVYAALQSGGIYIASGIYKNKFDVVEQALTSSGFEIADVYREDDWVAFVARKR; via the coding sequence ATGTTATGGCATGAATTAACGATACATACTACAGAAGAAGCTGTAGAAATGATTTCTAACTTCTTGCATGAAGCTGGAGCCGGAGGTGTCTCGATTGAAGAGTCCGGCACGTTGAATAAGAAACGGCAAGCACCTCATGGTGAATGGTTTGGGGATGTTCCTTTTAATGATATTCCTGAAGGACACGCGGTTATAAAAGGCTACTTCTCCGAAGAAGTAAACCTTGAAGAGATCCGTAATGAAATCTCTCCGCGGGTTGAGGAGCTTGCGGAGTTCGGAATTGATACAGGCGATGTCCGTTATGAGATCAAGACGGTAAACGAAGAAGATTGGGCAACGGCATGGAAACAGTACTTTAAACCGATTCGTGTCTCCGAGAGGCTAACGATTAAGCCGACCTGGGAGAAGTACACCCCTGAATCAGCCGATGAACGGATTATTGAACTTGATCCGGGTATGGCGTTTGGTACAGGTGCACACCCAACGACCTCCCTCTGCCTACGCACATTGGATTCCGTAATCCAAGGCGGTGAAGAAGTTATCGATGTCGGTACTGGTTCTGGGATACTTTCCATAGGTGCGGTTCATCTGGGCGCCTCCAAGGTACTTGCACTGGATCTCGATCCGGTGGCGGTGCTCAGCGCGAAGGATAACACGCGCCTGAACGGTATGGAGGACAGAATTACGGTTAAAGAGAGTGATCTCCTTACGGTTATCACAGAAGGAAGCGGCTCGGAGGATCTTGGTGTTAGGCTTCCAGTAAAGGTTGTCGTAGCTAATATATTGGCCGAAGTTATTCTTCTGTTTGTGGATGACGTTTATGCGGCTTTACAATCTGGAGGTATCTATATTGCTTCCGGTATTTATAAGAATAAATTCGATGTTGTTGAGCAAGCGCTGACTTCTTCCGGTTTTGAAATTGCGGACGTGTACCGTGAGGATGACTGGGTTGCGTTTGTAGCAAGGAAGAGGTAA
- a CDS encoding YfhD family protein: MRRKMKGRIADKTEKLITLQSAKAEDVEFSALEADQDDMEALRRSVAADKRQLKEMFDNHDNENEK; this comes from the coding sequence ATGCGTAGAAAGATGAAAGGAAGAATAGCAGATAAGACCGAAAAGTTGATTACGCTCCAGTCTGCAAAAGCGGAGGATGTGGAATTTTCCGCTTTAGAGGCCGACCAAGACGATATGGAGGCCTTGCGCCGCAGTGTGGCAGCCGACAAGCGGCAACTCAAAGAGATGTTTGATAATCACGATAACGAAAACGAAAAATAG
- the dnaJ gene encoding molecular chaperone DnaJ, with translation MAEKRDYYEVLGVGKDASDDEIKKAYRKMARQYHPDVNKADDAEAKFKEVKEAYDVLSDSQNRARYDQYGHIDPNQGMGGGGFSGDFGGGFGDIFDMFFGGGGRRDPNAPQRGNDLQYTMTVEFKEAVFGKETDITIPRTETCDTCDGSGAKPGTKPQTCGVCHGSGQQEVVQNTPFGRMVNRRACSNCNGTGKIIKERCSSCHGNGKVKKQRKIHVRVPAGVDDGAQLRMTGEGEGGLRGGPAGDLYIVIRVKPHDFFEREGDDIYCEVPLTFAQAALGDEIEIPTLTEKVKLKIPAGTQTGTFFRLKGKGVPRLRGLGQGDQHVKVVVITPSKLSDEQKELLRQFASLDGEQTHEQEQSFFDRMKKAFRGD, from the coding sequence GTGGCTGAAAAACGTGATTATTACGAGGTGCTTGGCGTTGGCAAGGACGCGTCGGATGACGAAATCAAAAAGGCATACCGAAAAATGGCGCGTCAATATCATCCAGATGTAAACAAGGCCGATGATGCCGAAGCCAAATTTAAGGAAGTTAAAGAGGCATACGATGTATTGAGCGATAGCCAGAATCGTGCGCGCTACGACCAATACGGACATATAGATCCGAACCAGGGAATGGGCGGCGGTGGTTTCTCCGGCGACTTCGGCGGAGGATTTGGAGATATTTTTGATATGTTCTTCGGCGGCGGTGGACGCCGTGACCCGAACGCACCACAGCGGGGGAACGATCTGCAGTACACGATGACCGTCGAGTTCAAAGAGGCTGTCTTCGGCAAAGAAACTGACATTACGATTCCGAGAACGGAAACATGTGATACCTGTGACGGCTCCGGCGCGAAGCCGGGTACGAAACCGCAAACCTGCGGTGTCTGCCATGGCAGCGGACAGCAGGAGGTTGTACAGAACACGCCGTTTGGTCGCATGGTGAACCGGCGTGCTTGTTCCAATTGTAACGGGACCGGCAAAATCATTAAGGAACGCTGTAGCTCTTGTCATGGTAACGGTAAAGTCAAGAAACAGCGTAAAATCCATGTGCGTGTGCCAGCGGGTGTCGATGACGGTGCTCAACTGCGTATGACTGGTGAAGGCGAAGGTGGACTGCGCGGAGGACCAGCAGGTGATTTGTACATCGTCATCCGTGTGAAACCGCATGACTTCTTCGAGCGTGAAGGCGACGATATCTACTGTGAAGTGCCGCTTACCTTTGCTCAGGCAGCACTCGGTGACGAAATTGAAATCCCGACGCTGACTGAAAAGGTAAAGCTGAAAATTCCGGCAGGCACACAAACAGGTACCTTCTTCCGCTTGAAAGGAAAAGGAGTTCCCCGTCTGCGCGGCCTTGGGCAGGGCGATCAGCATGTGAAGGTAGTCGTTATTACGCCAAGCAAGCTGAGCGATGAGCAGAAGGAACTGCTTCGTCAGTTCGCATCCTTGGATGGAGAGCAGACCCATGAGCAAGAACAGTCCTTTTTTGACCGTATGAAAAAAGCTTTCCGCGGGGATTAA
- the dnaK gene encoding molecular chaperone DnaK, which translates to MSKVIGIDLGTTNSCVAVMEGGEAVVIPNPEGARTTPSVVGFKKDGERVVGDTAKRQAITNPDRTISSIKRHMGTNHKETIDGKEFTPQEISAIVLQKLKSDAEAYLGQTVTQAVITVPAYFNDSQRQATKDAGKIAGLEVLRIVNEPTAAALAYGMEKSEDQTILVYDLGGGTFDVSILELGDGFFEVKATSGDNSLGGDDFDQVIIDYLVAEFKKDQGIDLSKDKAAVQRLKDAAEKAKKELSGILTTTISLPFITVADGVPQHLEVNLTRAKFEELSASLVERTLGPTRQALSDAGMTPNDIHKIVLVGGSTRIPAVQEAIKKLTGKDPHKGVNPDEVVALGAAVQAGVLTGDVKDVVLLDVTPLSLGIETAGGVFTKMIERNTTIPTSKSQVFSTYADSQPSVEIHVLQGERQMAAGNKTLGRFMLGDIPPAPRGVPQIEVTFDIDANGIVNVSATDKGTGKSQKITITSSSGLSDDEVEQMMKDAELHAEEDRKRKELVEARNNADQLVYTTEKTLKDLGDKVDASEIDKANEAKEKVKKALESDNLEEINTATEELTQIVQQLSVKLYEQAAQAEQAGGAGEASQEAPKKDNVVDAEYEVVDEDKK; encoded by the coding sequence ATGAGCAAAGTAATCGGTATTGACTTAGGTACTACCAACTCTTGTGTAGCGGTAATGGAGGGCGGCGAAGCTGTCGTCATTCCGAACCCGGAAGGCGCACGCACAACCCCATCGGTTGTAGGTTTTAAGAAAGACGGCGAACGCGTTGTCGGTGACACAGCGAAGCGTCAAGCGATCACCAACCCTGACCGTACAATCAGCTCGATTAAGCGTCATATGGGTACGAACCATAAAGAAACGATTGATGGCAAAGAATTTACACCTCAGGAAATTTCCGCTATCGTTCTGCAAAAGCTGAAATCGGATGCCGAGGCTTATTTGGGCCAAACCGTAACCCAAGCCGTTATTACCGTTCCTGCATACTTTAATGACAGCCAGCGTCAAGCAACAAAAGATGCCGGTAAAATCGCTGGACTTGAAGTACTGCGTATTGTCAACGAGCCAACAGCAGCAGCGCTTGCTTACGGCATGGAGAAATCCGAAGATCAAACGATCCTCGTATATGACCTTGGTGGCGGTACGTTTGACGTATCCATCTTGGAACTCGGCGATGGCTTTTTTGAAGTTAAAGCTACAAGTGGTGACAACAGCCTCGGCGGTGATGACTTTGACCAAGTAATCATTGACTATCTGGTTGCCGAATTCAAAAAAGACCAAGGAATTGACCTGAGTAAAGATAAAGCCGCAGTTCAGCGTTTGAAAGATGCTGCTGAAAAAGCGAAGAAAGAGTTGTCCGGTATTTTGACAACAACCATTTCCCTTCCGTTTATCACTGTGGCTGACGGCGTGCCTCAGCACTTGGAAGTAAACCTGACTCGTGCGAAGTTCGAAGAATTGTCCGCGTCCCTCGTGGAACGTACACTCGGACCAACTCGTCAAGCTCTTAGCGATGCAGGTATGACACCTAACGATATTCACAAAATTGTACTTGTGGGTGGATCCACTCGTATCCCTGCTGTTCAAGAAGCGATCAAGAAATTGACCGGTAAAGACCCTCATAAAGGTGTTAACCCGGACGAAGTGGTTGCCCTTGGTGCAGCTGTTCAAGCCGGCGTTTTGACAGGGGATGTAAAAGACGTCGTTCTGCTCGACGTAACTCCGCTCTCTCTGGGTATTGAAACAGCTGGTGGTGTATTCACCAAAATGATCGAACGCAACACAACGATTCCTACAAGCAAGTCCCAAGTGTTCTCGACTTATGCAGACAGCCAGCCTAGCGTTGAAATTCACGTTCTGCAAGGTGAGCGTCAAATGGCAGCGGGCAACAAAACTCTTGGACGCTTCATGCTTGGAGATATTCCTCCAGCACCACGCGGTGTACCGCAAATCGAGGTTACTTTCGACATCGATGCTAACGGTATCGTAAACGTGTCGGCAACGGACAAAGGCACAGGCAAGAGCCAAAAAATCACCATTACTTCTTCGAGCGGTTTGAGCGATGATGAAGTAGAACAAATGATGAAGGATGCCGAGCTTCATGCTGAAGAAGATCGTAAGCGTAAAGAGCTCGTTGAGGCTCGCAACAATGCTGATCAGCTCGTGTACACTACTGAAAAAACGCTGAAGGATCTTGGCGATAAAGTGGACGCTTCCGAAATCGATAAAGCGAACGAAGCGAAAGAAAAAGTGAAAAAAGCTTTGGAATCCGATAACCTAGAAGAGATCAATACTGCAACTGAAGAGTTGACACAAATCGTTCAGCAATTGTCTGTGAAACTGTATGAGCAAGCAGCTCAAGCTGAACAAGCTGGAGGAGCTGGTGAAGCTTCTCAAGAAGCTCCGAAGAAAGATAATGTGGTTGATGCTGAATACGAGGTTGTTGACGAGGATAAAAAGTAA
- the grpE gene encoding nucleotide exchange factor GrpE — MNKDKVNTVQDTVNEENMEQTHTASESGEHPEVQKSSNEENVSQETNSSEEAGLQAEIENLRNEMSEHQQRTLRVQADYDNFRRRTQKEKEELAKYASSKLVTELLPVFDNFERALAATEDNPEFESFSKGVGMIFRQLETVLNAEGLTAMNSVGQPFNPEFHQAIMQVESDDYEEGIVVEEVQKGYMLKDKVLRPAMVKVSM, encoded by the coding sequence TTGAATAAAGACAAAGTAAACACGGTACAAGATACAGTAAACGAAGAAAATATGGAGCAAACTCATACCGCATCGGAATCCGGTGAACATCCGGAGGTGCAGAAGTCTTCTAACGAAGAGAATGTTTCCCAGGAAACCAATTCCTCAGAAGAGGCTGGCCTTCAGGCAGAAATAGAGAACCTAAGAAATGAGATGTCAGAACATCAGCAGCGCACCCTTCGTGTCCAAGCTGATTATGACAACTTCCGTAGACGCACCCAAAAAGAAAAGGAAGAGCTGGCTAAATATGCTTCTTCCAAGTTGGTTACCGAGCTTTTGCCGGTATTCGACAACTTTGAACGCGCTCTAGCTGCTACAGAGGACAATCCGGAATTCGAGTCATTCTCAAAAGGTGTAGGCATGATTTTCCGACAACTTGAGACGGTGTTGAATGCGGAAGGCCTAACAGCCATGAACAGTGTTGGCCAACCGTTCAATCCTGAATTTCACCAAGCTATCATGCAAGTGGAGAGCGATGATTATGAGGAAGGTATCGTCGTTGAGGAAGTTCAAAAAGGCTATATGCTGAAAGACAAGGTGCTTCGACCGGCTATGGTTAAGGTAAGCATGTAA
- a CDS encoding TCP-1/cpn60 chaperonin family protein, with amino-acid sequence MSQGQQPHGDGDERHSTLINNSNAVRAVTSAVEGTLGPKGLDVMLVGPRGEVVITNDGVTILDKMDVTHPAARLLIQVARAQQEKIGDGTTTATVLAGALVQEGLAQIVRGVPASKVVEGMRQGVDMALRLLSNRVRVIDGLDDPLLERTAFVAGRERRDMVDLVMQAAYKAGIDRLRDPSYSLASSIIALEKAENEVFEGILLRQKPLFSREQQEYNDAKVLVLLDSLEPDELDEEVLTTEAGFARYMDLRKVFASDLARLSELSVKLILLEKGIHPDAEQFCLDHGIMVVPRISRTDIRRVCDMTGAVPVRRTALHKDPEQLMSILGYTPRAAYDETLERVRLQGSDAGERVVTVIVGASTSEVVGEAARIACDAASALQAAVAGGVLPGGGTSELAVSYELERHREVQKGMEAFGIEAVSTALRRPMSQILLNAGYNPLEKMEEVRAAQISLGTDSMGIDCDTGAVISYEDKGIVDPAPVKLHGLRAAGEVASAVLRIHHVIKMRETGSSEE; translated from the coding sequence ATGAGCCAAGGACAACAGCCGCATGGAGATGGTGATGAACGTCATTCCACGCTGATTAACAACAGCAATGCGGTTCGGGCTGTCACATCTGCCGTTGAAGGGACACTTGGCCCCAAAGGGCTTGACGTTATGCTGGTTGGGCCCCGCGGCGAGGTTGTGATCACGAACGATGGGGTAACCATTTTGGATAAAATGGATGTAACTCATCCGGCAGCTCGCCTTCTCATTCAAGTGGCTCGTGCCCAGCAAGAAAAGATCGGGGACGGTACCACAACCGCCACCGTACTTGCAGGAGCATTGGTTCAAGAAGGCCTAGCGCAAATTGTCCGAGGTGTTCCGGCATCGAAGGTCGTGGAGGGCATGAGACAAGGCGTTGATATGGCGCTTCGTCTTCTATCCAATCGGGTACGGGTAATAGATGGTCTGGACGACCCTCTGTTGGAACGAACGGCTTTTGTAGCCGGACGTGAACGCCGGGATATGGTGGATCTGGTCATGCAGGCCGCCTATAAAGCGGGAATTGACCGTTTAAGGGACCCATCTTATTCGCTTGCCAGCAGTATTATCGCGCTTGAAAAAGCGGAGAATGAGGTGTTCGAGGGAATACTGCTCCGGCAGAAGCCTTTGTTCTCCCGGGAACAGCAGGAGTATAACGATGCAAAAGTGCTTGTGCTGCTGGATTCTCTGGAGCCCGATGAGCTCGATGAAGAGGTACTGACCACGGAAGCTGGATTCGCCAGATACATGGACCTGCGTAAAGTGTTTGCTTCTGACTTGGCGCGTCTGTCGGAATTGTCTGTTAAACTAATTCTGTTGGAAAAAGGAATTCATCCAGACGCTGAGCAGTTTTGTCTGGATCACGGAATTATGGTCGTTCCCCGTATTTCACGGACCGATATCCGCCGGGTCTGCGACATGACAGGGGCTGTACCGGTACGCCGGACGGCGCTACATAAAGACCCAGAACAATTAATGTCGATTCTCGGTTATACTCCTCGAGCTGCGTATGATGAAACTCTGGAGCGTGTTCGCCTTCAGGGTAGCGATGCTGGAGAGCGGGTTGTGACCGTTATTGTCGGCGCCAGCACGTCAGAAGTTGTTGGTGAGGCAGCCCGTATCGCCTGTGACGCGGCTTCAGCTCTTCAAGCCGCTGTGGCCGGCGGAGTACTCCCTGGAGGCGGGACAAGCGAACTCGCTGTTTCCTACGAGTTGGAGCGTCACAGGGAAGTCCAAAAGGGTATGGAGGCATTTGGCATAGAAGCCGTATCTACGGCATTGCGGCGGCCGATGTCACAAATATTGCTGAATGCAGGATACAATCCATTGGAGAAAATGGAGGAAGTGCGTGCGGCACAGATTTCCCTGGGGACTGATTCCATGGGAATTGACTGTGATACCGGTGCGGTTATCAGCTATGAGGACAAAGGGATCGTTGATCCTGCTCCTGTTAAGCTTCATGGACTCCGTGCGGCAGGGGAAGTAGCGTCAGCTGTTCTTCGCATTCATCATGTGATTAAGATGAGGGAGACAGGCAGTTCCGAAGAGTAA
- the hrcA gene encoding heat-inducible transcriptional repressor HrcA, which produces MLTDRQRMILSAIVDDYIRSAEPVGSRSISKRGDVGYSPATIRNEMADLEDLGFLEQPHTSAGRIPSHKGYRYYVDHLTSSFSLNPSELQLMKAFFAEKLNAMEQMIQHAAGILSQMTNYTSILLGPEVFHTSLRHFQLLPLDDSTAVAIIVTSTGQVENKTVSIPPGVSVSEMEQVVNLLNSKLANVPLYKLKTRLYSELGQEMQRHIDHYEELMSVLEVALDSKEQDQKVYLSGTTNMLNQPEFKDVEKVRNIFELLEQTPTLMKMMTPAPGESGIQVRIGTENDHAAIANCSLITATYSANGKALGTIGILGPTRMEYARVIGILNILSHDLTRLLSHWYK; this is translated from the coding sequence ATGTTAACAGATCGTCAACGCATGATTTTGAGTGCGATCGTCGATGACTATATCCGTTCGGCAGAGCCGGTTGGATCAAGGAGCATTTCTAAACGCGGAGATGTGGGCTACAGCCCTGCGACGATTCGTAATGAGATGGCTGATTTGGAGGACCTTGGTTTTTTGGAACAGCCTCACACTTCAGCAGGACGTATTCCTTCGCATAAGGGATATCGTTACTATGTAGATCACCTTACGTCGTCGTTTTCGTTAAATCCTTCCGAACTGCAGTTGATGAAAGCATTTTTTGCCGAGAAGCTTAATGCTATGGAGCAAATGATTCAGCATGCGGCCGGTATTTTGTCACAGATGACGAATTACACTTCCATCCTCCTGGGACCGGAAGTTTTTCATACGTCTTTGCGTCATTTCCAGCTTCTTCCTTTAGACGACAGTACAGCAGTAGCTATTATTGTAACGAGCACCGGACAGGTAGAAAACAAGACCGTTAGTATTCCACCAGGTGTATCCGTATCGGAAATGGAACAAGTGGTCAACCTTTTGAACAGTAAATTGGCTAATGTACCTCTTTACAAACTAAAGACCCGCCTATACTCCGAATTAGGTCAAGAAATGCAGCGGCACATCGATCACTATGAGGAATTAATGAGTGTGCTTGAGGTTGCACTGGATAGTAAAGAACAGGACCAGAAGGTGTATTTGAGTGGAACAACCAATATGCTCAACCAACCCGAGTTCAAAGATGTAGAGAAGGTGCGAAACATTTTTGAACTGCTGGAGCAGACACCGACTCTGATGAAAATGATGACACCGGCGCCAGGAGAGAGTGGCATTCAGGTGCGCATTGGTACGGAGAACGACCACGCAGCCATAGCGAATTGCAGCTTGATCACTGCAACCTATTCCGCTAATGGCAAAGCACTTGGAACAATCGGTATATTAGGGCCTACACGAATGGAATACGCCCGTGTGATCGGGATATTGAATATCCTTTCGCATGATCTGACAAGATTACTGTCACACTGGTATAAATAA
- a CDS encoding N-acetyltransferase, protein MPAVCRKARVEDVEPLYQMIQGYAEKGIMLPRSRNVLEKQIEEFVVAEWDGTVIGCGSLCQLGSDLVEIRSLGISEGYKGKGIGSMLVDSLMAEAKRREIPKVMALTYEVSFFIKNGFAVVEKDIFPEKVWTDCIHCKKQHACDEIAVLKVMN, encoded by the coding sequence ATGCCGGCCGTATGCAGAAAAGCGAGAGTAGAGGATGTAGAACCGCTGTACCAGATGATTCAGGGATATGCTGAAAAAGGAATCATGCTGCCCCGGTCGCGGAATGTGCTGGAGAAGCAGATTGAAGAGTTTGTCGTAGCCGAATGGGACGGAACGGTCATTGGCTGCGGATCTTTATGTCAGCTCGGAAGTGATCTTGTGGAGATACGTTCTCTTGGCATTTCCGAAGGTTATAAAGGTAAGGGAATTGGCTCCATGCTGGTGGATTCTCTTATGGCCGAGGCCAAACGCAGAGAAATCCCGAAGGTGATGGCTTTGACATATGAGGTTTCTTTTTTTATTAAAAACGGCTTTGCCGTGGTGGAAAAAGACATTTTCCCGGAGAAGGTGTGGACGGACTGTATTCACTGTAAAAAACAGCACGCCTGTGATGAAATAGCGGTTCTGAAAGTAATGAACTGA